The nucleotide sequence GGCATTAGCGGCGAGCATACGCACCGCCTTCACCTTATCGGTAAGTAAGGGCAACAAATCATTTTCATAGAGGTTTAGAGGATATTCGCTAATAGCCACCACGGCACGATAACGCGTTTGTGGGTCGGGATTGTGGAGTTCTTTTTTAATAAGCGCAAAGCTCTTTTCAGAAGGGTGATTGCCCAGATAGTGAATGGCTCCCGCACGCACAATGGCGGGGGTTGTTTTGTCTTCTAACAGACTACTGAGTGCGGTGATATTTCCTTTACTTCCTTTAATAAGATTTTCGGCGAAATGCGGTTTGCGCTGTTTGCCGTACCACTTGGCAACAGCTTCGGCTGCCCACCCTGCGGTTTTATCGGTATGACAAGCATTGCAAGCGTTGGGTGTGCCATACTGAGCAGACAAATCGGGGCGAGGGACGTAGAAATTGTGGTCGTGACGCACATCGTTGCCCATATAAGTGCGGGTAGGCATATGGCACACACGGCAATCGGTTTCGGCTGGGTTGCCCTTATGGAACGTGTGTGCCTGAGAAGCGTACTTAGGTGCGTGACACTGCAAACACACTTTGCTACCTTCGGCTTTCAGCTTACCTGTGTGAGGCGAATGGCAAGAGGTACAGCGCACGTTTTGGTGATACATTTTGCTTTGCAAGAAAGACGAATATTTATAGTTTTCACCTAACACTTGTCCGTCGGGAAAATAAAGGTCGGTTACGGGCACTTCGGGCAGATATTCGTCCATTACCTCTGTTACCATAGCGTGGTGCTGGGTTACCTCTCCCCTACGCGTATGGCAAGGCATACAGGCATTGAGTTCTTGGGTTTGCGAGGCAAGGACAAACGTGCGAGTTTTCCCCTTACTCTCGGCGTGCGTTTTAGCCCCTCCGTGGCAGGATTCACAACTTACGGTAAGTTCGCTATAAGTAGTGTGATAGGAGTTGGTATAAGGGTTGAGGTTTTTTTGCAGGTTTGTGCTATGGCAAGAGGCGCACATTAGGTTCCAATTCTGTCCCGCTTGCGTCCAATGCAGGTAATCATCGGGGGGAATCACCTCGCCTGCGTATTGGTGAAACCACTTGTTTTGACGGCTATCCCACGACTGACGGAAGACTTGCTTTTTGCCGTTAGGAAAATCGGTAATATACTGTTGTAGGGGGTAATAACCAAAGGTATACAATACCTCATAGTCTTTGTAAGAGCCATCTTCGCTTTGTGTATGGATAAAGAATTTGCCATCGCGCTTGAAGAAACGAGAAGTGATGCCATCGGCGGTGTAGGTAACGTTATTGAAATTGCCGAGTACGGTGCTATCGTTAGCGATTTGCATTGCCTTGTAATGGTCGGAGAGCGTCCATTCATTATACTCTTTTAGGTGACACTGCTTGCAGGAAGCCGAACCTATGTAGCCCTGAGGAGTTTCTTTATTAATATCCTCTACGGAGGTATACGCCTCCTGATTAGTAGTTTTGAAGAATAGAAAGACAATACCCACAAGGCATAATAGAACAGCAAGGGCTATCAATAGTTTTTTCGACATAAAGAAACATTTAGGCGGTTTTCTTACAGCGGGGCAAAGGTACAAAAACAATATTTAATATACAACGAATAAGACGGTTAAAAATACCAATAAAAGAGTCCTAAAACATTACAAATTAACAAATGTAATTACTTATATTAAAAACTCTTGCATTATTGAAACCTTTTTACTACTTTTGCGCAAAATTAAATATAGATGACAAAACTGAGAATGTTGTACTCTTGGGCTCTCTTCTTGCTGGTAATTTTTAGTGTTACAGCACAGAACATAGAGGTTTCAGGTACTGTAAAAGATGAAAAAGGTGAGCCTTTATTAGGTGTATTGGTATTAATCAAGGGTACCCAGCGCGGTGCCGCTACCGATATGGACGGGAATTATACTATCCAAACCAAAGTGGGAGAAACATTGAGTTTTTCGATCTTAGGAATGAAGACAGTAGAGAGAAAAATAACTGCCTCCACCAAACGATTAGACATAGTGCTTAAAGAAGATGTACAAGAGCTTGAAGAGATGGTGGTTACCGGCTATGGAGCTCCTAAGCTCGCCAGTCGCACCGTTGCACAAGTGGCACAAGTACAAGGTAAAGATGTGAGTGCCGCTCCGGTAGCCAGCGTATCCGATGCCTTACAAGGACGATTAGCAGGGGTAGTGGTAACCAGCGATTCAGGTCGCCCAGGTAGCAATAGCGATATCCTTATCCACGGGTATAACAACTTCCAAGGCGCACTACGAGGCGAAAGAACCCAAGAACCTCTCTATATAATGGACGGAATAGCGGTAAGCAGTAGTGTGATGAGCAGGTTCAACCCTAACGATATAGAGAGTATTACGGTACTTAAAGACGCCGCTTCTACCTCTATCTACGGGGCTCGTGCCGCCAATGGGGTGATACTTATCACCACCAAAAAAGGGCGTAATAACGAGCGTACAAGCGTAACTATCAGTCACCAACTCGGTTTTACAGCGCTTACTAACGCTAGCCGTAAGTTTTTTGACGATATGATGACCCCACGCGAGTATATGGACTTTTGGATAGAAAAAAATCCTGAAGCAGTAAACTTGGCTGTAGGTAAGTTCAGTTCAAACAAGGATGTAGCGAGACAGTCAGCAGATAAAATCTTAGCCGATAATCCTTACAATACCCGTTGGGATAAGGTTTTTTTCAGAGATTTTGTACCGTTGATACGTACTGATGTCTCTATTTCAGGAGGTACTAATAATAGTACTTATTATTTGTCGTTTGGGCACTTCAGCCAAGAGGGTTCTACAGCACCTCGCAGCGATTACCGTCGTTATACTGTCAATGGTAGTATCAATACCCAAATCACTAAATGGTTAAAAACAGGCTTCTCATTTGCAGCAGGACATACCGAGCGCGAAGGAGGTTCCACCCTCAACACCCCTAAGGTGATAGCTTTGCCACTTTACAGTCCTACTTACGAAGATGGTAGACGCAAAAACTATATCCCTGGCATCACCAGTCGTTCAGCTGGTTTCTACCACCCCGACTACTATGCCGAAACACACCCTAGCAACTCTTTTTCCGATGACTTCTTGCCTTCGGGATTCGTCTCTATAGAGCCTATTAAAAACCTCATATTCAAAACACAAGGAGGGATACAATACGGGTATGGCGAATCAGAACTAAAAGAGTTACCTTCGTTTATAGATTATAAGTTTTTCGATGACCCTAATCCTTACACTTCAGTGTCTAACAGTCGTACACTCAGAAAAACAATTACTAACACGTTAGAATATCGCTTCCTATTAGGAGAAAACAAAAAACATAGCTTCAATGTGTTATTAGGACAAGAGTCGGTTGAAAATAGCAGTAAACAATTAGATGCTACTACTTTCGGACAACCTTCAGAAGGGCTAACAATGCTCCGACACGGTAGTAAAGATAAAAGAATAGAAGACCAAAAGACTGTAAGTACTTTCAATTCTTATTTCGGAAGAGTAGAATACTCTTATAACACTCGTTACTTCTTAGACCTATCAATGCGCCGTGATGGTTCGTCAGCTTTTGGTAAGAACAACCACTACGGTAACTTCTGGGCAATAGGAGCGATGTGGAAACTCAAACAAGAGAACTTTTTGAAAGATGTAAAATGGCTTTCAGACCTCAATTTGCGTTTCAGTACAGGGCTTTCAGGAAATGCCTTAGGAGGCTACAAACATATCACTACCATAAAACCAGACAATTTCTATCAAGGTAAAACAGCTTATACAGTAGGTGGCTTGGGTAATCCTGATCTACGTTGGGAAGAGCAACGCAAAACTACTGTAGGGCTTAATATTGTGATTGATAGAGGTACTTCTTTCAATATAGAATACTACGACCGCGAGACTTACGATATGATTTCAAGCCGTGAGCTCAATAGTACTTCAGGGCAAAATCAATTCTTTGACAATGCAGGGGGTATGCGCAACCGTGGGATAGACTTCACTTTCTCATCAGTAGTCTACAGAAGTGAAAATCAAGACTTGAGCATTCGTCCTTACTTCAACGTAAACTATAACAAGCAAGAAATAACCGCTCTTTTTGGCAATAAAACCTCTAATGTGGTTCCTTCTTCTGAAATAGGGTATAAATTAGGTCGTGCCCTTGAATGGGCAGCCGTTATTCCCAAAGGCGTAAACCCTACCACCGGACAAATGGAGTATTACATACCAGGTGATGACCGTATGGAGCAAGTAACTGATGATAATAGAGTAACAACTACTTACGACTCTAGTAAATTAGGACAAACCACAGGCAAGAAAATGCAAGCTCCTATCAATGGTGGATTCGGCTGGAATATCAGCTATAAAACTTTCTCGCTCGATATGGCATTCTCTTTTTCGTTAGAAAAATATAAGTGGAACTACGATATGAAGTACACCGAAAATCCTGACCAGTTTGGCGATCACAACCTAAGTAGAAAAATATTAGACTATTGGAAAAATCCAGGTGATAACACCCGCCACCCTAAGATAAACACTACCACTTTCGTAAATTCATCGGATGCGCGTATGATACAAGACGCCTCATTTATGCGTTTGAAAAATATTACCCTTAGCTATAGTCTCCCAAAAGAAGTTATCAAACAATTGAATTTCTTTGAAGGAGTACGCTTATATGCTACCGCCCGCAATATCTTTACGCTTACCAAATACGAAGGTGCAGACCCTGAGTACAATAATGCTATTTCATCAGGTGGCTATCCTCCTTCTCGTCAATTTACCTTAGGAGTAGATGTTAATTTTTAAAAATGTAAAACAATGAAAAAGATTTATAAAATAATAATTTTAGTAGTAGCTCCTCTGTTCTTTACCGGCTGTTTCAACCTCGACCAACAACCTTATGAAGATTTGAGCCAAGCTAACTCTTTTAAAACCGTACAAGATGCTCAATTTTGGGTGAATGGTATGTATGGTAAGTTGCGTACAAACATATACGGAAGTGCTATGTATGCTACCGACTTGCAAGCTGATTTCCTGAATATGGCCTTAAGAGACGGTACTAACGAAACGATTACAAACTTTCAAAACTGGACGTTGTTTACTGTCAATAATGCAGCTACAGCAACTATTTGGCAACGCTATTTTGGGGCAATACAAAATATAAATATAGGTTTAGAGGGGATTCCTACTATTACTATTCCCCAAGAAAATTACCGCACCGATTCGGCACAAATAAAGCACAATATGGGCGAATTGTATTTGGCACGTGCTTATTACTACACCTATCTGCTTACGCATTATTGCCCTACCGACGAGGCTTCTGCTTATGGATTGCCTTTGTTAAGCGGGCCTACTATCAACAATTTTCCTAACAGAAGTACAGTAGGACAGACTTACGACTTTATTTTGGCCGATATAGCACAAGCCGAAACTCGCCTTAGTGATGTAACAGGTGCTTTAGGGTCAGAGAAGTTTACCAAAGATGCAGTTGCAGCACTCAAGGCACGTGTATTGCTTTATAGAGGCAAGTGGGCAGAGGCTTATGCCACAGCTACTTCAATTATAGGTAGTCGTTATAGCTTAGTGAGTAGTAGTAGTGATTTAGAAAAGGTATGGAAAGATGATGATACTGCAGAAAGTATTGTACAGCTTTATGCTAAATACGATGTAGGTAATACAGCAGAGTTACCATCAGCCAATGATATTTATTTGGGCTACCAAAGAGAGTGGAACAATAGATTGCGTAGGTATGAAATAAGGTATTTGCCAAAAGCAATACCTACTCAAGATTTCGTAGATTTGTATAATAACAGCGA is from Capnocytophaga ochracea DSM 7271 and encodes:
- a CDS encoding multiheme c-type cytochrome, with translation MSKKLLIALAVLLCLVGIVFLFFKTTNQEAYTSVEDINKETPQGYIGSASCKQCHLKEYNEWTLSDHYKAMQIANDSTVLGNFNNVTYTADGITSRFFKRDGKFFIHTQSEDGSYKDYEVLYTFGYYPLQQYITDFPNGKKQVFRQSWDSRQNKWFHQYAGEVIPPDDYLHWTQAGQNWNLMCASCHSTNLQKNLNPYTNSYHTTYSELTVSCESCHGGAKTHAESKGKTRTFVLASQTQELNACMPCHTRRGEVTQHHAMVTEVMDEYLPEVPVTDLYFPDGQVLGENYKYSSFLQSKMYHQNVRCTSCHSPHTGKLKAEGSKVCLQCHAPKYASQAHTFHKGNPAETDCRVCHMPTRTYMGNDVRHDHNFYVPRPDLSAQYGTPNACNACHTDKTAGWAAEAVAKWYGKQRKPHFAENLIKGSKGNITALSSLLEDKTTPAIVRAGAIHYLGNHPSEKSFALIKKELHNPDPQTRYRAVVAISEYPLNLYENDLLPLLTDKVKAVRMLAANALLTQKGLEACRVYNGFEQAHQEYKEFVLSQSDFPLGSATAGDYFVKINDTDNAIRFYERALLKDKQLNYIRLNLAVLYSGKAQNDKAESFLNEALKYEPKNAQIYYDLYLLYNELGREAEAKVALSKAKALGFKGRF
- a CDS encoding SusC/RagA family TonB-linked outer membrane protein; the encoded protein is MTKLRMLYSWALFLLVIFSVTAQNIEVSGTVKDEKGEPLLGVLVLIKGTQRGAATDMDGNYTIQTKVGETLSFSILGMKTVERKITASTKRLDIVLKEDVQELEEMVVTGYGAPKLASRTVAQVAQVQGKDVSAAPVASVSDALQGRLAGVVVTSDSGRPGSNSDILIHGYNNFQGALRGERTQEPLYIMDGIAVSSSVMSRFNPNDIESITVLKDAASTSIYGARAANGVILITTKKGRNNERTSVTISHQLGFTALTNASRKFFDDMMTPREYMDFWIEKNPEAVNLAVGKFSSNKDVARQSADKILADNPYNTRWDKVFFRDFVPLIRTDVSISGGTNNSTYYLSFGHFSQEGSTAPRSDYRRYTVNGSINTQITKWLKTGFSFAAGHTEREGGSTLNTPKVIALPLYSPTYEDGRRKNYIPGITSRSAGFYHPDYYAETHPSNSFSDDFLPSGFVSIEPIKNLIFKTQGGIQYGYGESELKELPSFIDYKFFDDPNPYTSVSNSRTLRKTITNTLEYRFLLGENKKHSFNVLLGQESVENSSKQLDATTFGQPSEGLTMLRHGSKDKRIEDQKTVSTFNSYFGRVEYSYNTRYFLDLSMRRDGSSAFGKNNHYGNFWAIGAMWKLKQENFLKDVKWLSDLNLRFSTGLSGNALGGYKHITTIKPDNFYQGKTAYTVGGLGNPDLRWEEQRKTTVGLNIVIDRGTSFNIEYYDRETYDMISSRELNSTSGQNQFFDNAGGMRNRGIDFTFSSVVYRSENQDLSIRPYFNVNYNKQEITALFGNKTSNVVPSSEIGYKLGRALEWAAVIPKGVNPTTGQMEYYIPGDDRMEQVTDDNRVTTTYDSSKLGQTTGKKMQAPINGGFGWNISYKTFSLDMAFSFSLEKYKWNYDMKYTENPDQFGDHNLSRKILDYWKNPGDNTRHPKINTTTFVNSSDARMIQDASFMRLKNITLSYSLPKEVIKQLNFFEGVRLYATARNIFTLTKYEGADPEYNNAISSGGYPPSRQFTLGVDVNF
- a CDS encoding RagB/SusD family nutrient uptake outer membrane protein → MKKIYKIIILVVAPLFFTGCFNLDQQPYEDLSQANSFKTVQDAQFWVNGMYGKLRTNIYGSAMYATDLQADFLNMALRDGTNETITNFQNWTLFTVNNAATATIWQRYFGAIQNINIGLEGIPTITIPQENYRTDSAQIKHNMGELYLARAYYYTYLLTHYCPTDEASAYGLPLLSGPTINNFPNRSTVGQTYDFILADIAQAETRLSDVTGALGSEKFTKDAVAALKARVLLYRGKWAEAYATATSIIGSRYSLVSSSSDLEKVWKDDDTAESIVQLYAKYDVGNTAELPSANDIYLGYQREWNNRLRRYEIRYLPKAIPTQDFVDLYNNSDYRKSIYIKKLFANYGSATFTDLYLVNKYPDNPLLKQTSGISPTYMHRPKVFRIAEIYLIAAEAAYKNGDQTNAKTYLDRLRTARGIGSVTYTDLWAEIQNERNRELAFEGFRMADIKRWNLGVVRGTPQNLSAIVSDPADQYYQLNIPAGNYKMVWPLSPSDILYEQGRANWQQNPGW